A stretch of Antennarius striatus isolate MH-2024 chromosome 6, ASM4005453v1, whole genome shotgun sequence DNA encodes these proteins:
- the picalmb gene encoding phosphatidylinositol binding clathrin assembly protein b isoform X11 translates to MMSGQSITDRITAAQHSVTGSAVSKTVCKATTHEVMGPKKKHLDYLIHCTNEMNVNIPQLADSLFERTTNTSWVVVFKSLITTHHLMVYGNERFVQYLASRNTLFNLSNFLDKSGLQGYDMSTFIRRYSRYLNEKAVSYRQVAFDFTKVKRGVDGVMRTMNTEKLLKTIPIIQNQMDALLDFNVNANELTNGVINAAFMLLFKDSIRLFAAYNEGIINLLEKYFDMKKTQCKEGLDIYKKFLTRMTRISEFLKVAEQVGIDRGDIPDLSQFTVCAPSSLLEALEQHLASLEGKKVKDSTAASRASTLSNAVSSLASTGMSFTKVDEREKQAALEEEQARLKALKEQRLKELSKRPSFSTTDTSPISTTGGTITTAPAIDLFSTPSSSNGAVKMESDLFDLQSTFQPSMQSGSTGLPVATAWAGYSTPQPPPKQSGGLQVDFESVFGTKATSSNSLNSEDTVGGILKPTLAGSNQPCSQQPEKLVSDDLDSSLANLVGNLGIGNGTMKNDIHWSQPGEKRMTGGTNWQPKAAPTTTWNPVSMPPSIMAFPATTPTGMMGYGMPPQMGPMGVMNPPTMIYSQPVMRPPNPFGSVSSAQPSAASSPSSQSPLRAPGQDPFAHLSLKDFL, encoded by the exons atttGATCCACTGCACCAACGAGATGAATGTGAACATTCCTCAACTGGCCGACTCGCTGTTTGAGCGAACCACCAACACCAGCTGGGTGGTTGTGTTTAAGTCGCTGATCACCACACACCATCTCATGGTGTACGGCAACGAG CGCTTTGTCCAGTACTTGGCTTCAAGGAACACACTATTCAACCTCAGTAATTTCTTGGACAAAAGTGGTTTACAAG GATATGACATGTCTACATTCATCAGGAGGTATAGTCGATATCTGAATGAGAAAGCGGTTTCATACAGACAGGTAGCCTTTGACTTCACAAAAGTTAAACGTGG AGTGGACGGGGTGATGAGAACTATGAATACAGAGAAGCTGCTCAAGACCATCCCCATCATTCAGAACCAGATGGACGCCCTCCTCGATTTCAAT GTCAATGCCAACGAGCTGACTAATGGAGTCATCAATGCCGCCTTCATGCTCCTCTTTAAGGACTCGATCAGGCTTTTTGCTGCTTACAATGAAGGCATTATCAACCTGCTTG agaaGTACTTTGACATGAAAAAGACTCAGTGTAAGGAGGGCTTGGATATTTACAAGAAGTTTCTCACCCGAATGACTCGAATATCAGAGTTCCTCAAAGTAGCAGAG CAGGTGGGCATCGATCGCGGAGACATTCCAGACCTTTCACAG TTCACAGTTTGT GCTCCCAGTAGCCTTCTTGAAGCTCTGGAGCAGCACTTGGCTTCTTTGGAGGGCAAGAAGGTCAAAGACTCCACTGCAGCCAGCAG GGCCAGCACTCTGTCAAACGCAGTCTCGTCTCTGGCCAGCACAGGCATGTCCTTCACCAAAGTGGATGAGCGGGAGAAGCAGGCAGCGCTCGAAGAGGAACAGGCTCGACTCAAAGCCCTGAAG GAGCAGAGGCTCAAGGAGCTGTCCAAGAGGCCCTCCTTTTccaccactgacacatcaccgATCTCCACCACCGGGGGCACTATCACCACAGCACCAGCCATCGACCTCTTCTCTACACCCAGCTCCTCCAACGG GGCTGTAAAGATGGAGAGTGATCTGTTTGACCTGCAGTCAACTTTCCAGCCCTCCATGCAGTCAGGCTCGACAGGGCTTCCAGTTGCAACAGCGTGGGCAG GATACTCAACCCCACAGCCTCCCCCAAAGCAGTCAGGGGGGCTGCAGGTGGACTTCGAGTCAGTCTTTGGAACCAAAGCGACAAGCAGCAACAGTCTCAATTCTGAAG ATACTGTTGGGGGGATCCTTAAACCGACTCTCGCCGGCTCCAACCAGCCATGCAGTCAGCAGCCAGAGAAGCTGGTGTCAGATGACCTTGACTCCTCCCTGGCCAACCTTGTTGGCA acctTGGCATTGGGAACGGCACGATGAAAAA TGACATCCACTGGAGCCAGCCGGGGGAGAAGAGGATGACCGGCGGCACCAACTGGCAGCCCAAAGCGGCGCCGACTACGACCTGGAACCCTGTCTCTATG CCTCCATCAATCATGGCCTTCCCTGCCACCACACCTACGGGCATGATGGGATATGGCATG CCTCCACAAATGGGCCCTATGGGGGTGATGAATCCACCCACCATGATATACTCCCAGCCGGTGATGAGGCCACCCAACCCCTTTGGCTCCGTGTCAAGTGCTCAG CCCTCCGCAGCCTCTAGTCCTTCCAGCCAGAGTCCTCTCCGAGCCCCAGGACAGGACCCGTTTGCTCACCTCTCTCTCAAGGATTTCTTGTAG
- the picalmb gene encoding phosphatidylinositol binding clathrin assembly protein b isoform X5 encodes MMSGQSITDRITAAQHSVTGSAVSKTVCKATTHEVMGPKKKHLDYLIHCTNEMNVNIPQLADSLFERTTNTSWVVVFKSLITTHHLMVYGNERFVQYLASRNTLFNLSNFLDKSGLQGYDMSTFIRRYSRYLNEKAVSYRQVAFDFTKVKRGVDGVMRTMNTEKLLKTIPIIQNQMDALLDFNVNANELTNGVINAAFMLLFKDSIRLFAAYNEGIINLLEKYFDMKKTQCKEGLDIYKKFLTRMTRISEFLKVAEQVGIDRGDIPDLSQFTVCAPSSLLEALEQHLASLEGKKVKDSTAASRASTLSNAVSSLASTGMSFTKVDEREKQAALEEEQARLKALKEQRLKELSKRPSFSTTDTSPISTTGGTITTAPAIDLFSTPSSSNGAVKMESDLFDLQSTFQPSMQSGSTGLPVATAWADPFTSTEAGDDSMPNLNPFLSKLVVDATHLPVVSSDGVSFSSRTSGHEMFGDRYNPFIDTNSSVSTNYKRTVRIEHSISDSFCGPVSTAQHLPHQAPFPTEPSTVAGLFRGYSTPQPPPKQSGGLQVDFESVFGTKATSSNSLNSEDTVGGILKPTLAGSNQPCSQQPEKLVSDDLDSSLANLVGNLGIGNGTMKNDIHWSQPGEKRMTGGTNWQPKAAPTTTWNPVSMPPSIMAFPATTPTGMMGYGMPPQMGPMGVMNPPTMIYSQPVMRPPNPFGSVSSAQPSAASSPSSQSPLRAPGQDPFAHLSLKDFL; translated from the exons atttGATCCACTGCACCAACGAGATGAATGTGAACATTCCTCAACTGGCCGACTCGCTGTTTGAGCGAACCACCAACACCAGCTGGGTGGTTGTGTTTAAGTCGCTGATCACCACACACCATCTCATGGTGTACGGCAACGAG CGCTTTGTCCAGTACTTGGCTTCAAGGAACACACTATTCAACCTCAGTAATTTCTTGGACAAAAGTGGTTTACAAG GATATGACATGTCTACATTCATCAGGAGGTATAGTCGATATCTGAATGAGAAAGCGGTTTCATACAGACAGGTAGCCTTTGACTTCACAAAAGTTAAACGTGG AGTGGACGGGGTGATGAGAACTATGAATACAGAGAAGCTGCTCAAGACCATCCCCATCATTCAGAACCAGATGGACGCCCTCCTCGATTTCAAT GTCAATGCCAACGAGCTGACTAATGGAGTCATCAATGCCGCCTTCATGCTCCTCTTTAAGGACTCGATCAGGCTTTTTGCTGCTTACAATGAAGGCATTATCAACCTGCTTG agaaGTACTTTGACATGAAAAAGACTCAGTGTAAGGAGGGCTTGGATATTTACAAGAAGTTTCTCACCCGAATGACTCGAATATCAGAGTTCCTCAAAGTAGCAGAG CAGGTGGGCATCGATCGCGGAGACATTCCAGACCTTTCACAG TTCACAGTTTGT GCTCCCAGTAGCCTTCTTGAAGCTCTGGAGCAGCACTTGGCTTCTTTGGAGGGCAAGAAGGTCAAAGACTCCACTGCAGCCAGCAG GGCCAGCACTCTGTCAAACGCAGTCTCGTCTCTGGCCAGCACAGGCATGTCCTTCACCAAAGTGGATGAGCGGGAGAAGCAGGCAGCGCTCGAAGAGGAACAGGCTCGACTCAAAGCCCTGAAG GAGCAGAGGCTCAAGGAGCTGTCCAAGAGGCCCTCCTTTTccaccactgacacatcaccgATCTCCACCACCGGGGGCACTATCACCACAGCACCAGCCATCGACCTCTTCTCTACACCCAGCTCCTCCAACGG GGCTGTAAAGATGGAGAGTGATCTGTTTGACCTGCAGTCAACTTTCCAGCCCTCCATGCAGTCAGGCTCGACAGGGCTTCCAGTTGCAACAGCGTGGGCAG ATCCTTTTACCTCTACTGAAGCTGGAGATGATTCCATGCCAAATCTTAACCCTTTCCTCTCAAAGCTCGTTGTAGATGCTACTCACTTACCTGTCGTGTCTTCAGACGGTGTTAGCTTTTCCTCTAGGACATCTGGTCATGAAATGTTTGGTG ATCGTTACAATCCCTTTATTGACACAAACTCGTCCGTTTCAACCAATTACAAACGCACAGTGCGGATAGAACACTCCATCTCAG ACTCCTTCTGTGGTCCAGTATCCACTGCCCAGCACCTCCCACACCAGGCTCCTTTCCCCACAGAGCCCTCTACTGTAGCAGGTCTATTTAGAG GATACTCAACCCCACAGCCTCCCCCAAAGCAGTCAGGGGGGCTGCAGGTGGACTTCGAGTCAGTCTTTGGAACCAAAGCGACAAGCAGCAACAGTCTCAATTCTGAAG ATACTGTTGGGGGGATCCTTAAACCGACTCTCGCCGGCTCCAACCAGCCATGCAGTCAGCAGCCAGAGAAGCTGGTGTCAGATGACCTTGACTCCTCCCTGGCCAACCTTGTTGGCA acctTGGCATTGGGAACGGCACGATGAAAAA TGACATCCACTGGAGCCAGCCGGGGGAGAAGAGGATGACCGGCGGCACCAACTGGCAGCCCAAAGCGGCGCCGACTACGACCTGGAACCCTGTCTCTATG CCTCCATCAATCATGGCCTTCCCTGCCACCACACCTACGGGCATGATGGGATATGGCATG CCTCCACAAATGGGCCCTATGGGGGTGATGAATCCACCCACCATGATATACTCCCAGCCGGTGATGAGGCCACCCAACCCCTTTGGCTCCGTGTCAAGTGCTCAG CCCTCCGCAGCCTCTAGTCCTTCCAGCCAGAGTCCTCTCCGAGCCCCAGGACAGGACCCGTTTGCTCACCTCTCTCTCAAGGATTTCTTGTAG
- the picalmb gene encoding phosphatidylinositol binding clathrin assembly protein b isoform X7, which produces MMSGQSITDRITAAQHSVTGSAVSKTVCKATTHEVMGPKKKHLDYLIHCTNEMNVNIPQLADSLFERTTNTSWVVVFKSLITTHHLMVYGNERFVQYLASRNTLFNLSNFLDKSGLQGYDMSTFIRRYSRYLNEKAVSYRQVAFDFTKVKRGVDGVMRTMNTEKLLKTIPIIQNQMDALLDFNVNANELTNGVINAAFMLLFKDSIRLFAAYNEGIINLLEKYFDMKKTQCKEGLDIYKKFLTRMTRISEFLKVAEQVGIDRGDIPDLSQFTVCAPSSLLEALEQHLASLEGKKVKDSTAASRASTLSNAVSSLASTGMSFTKVDEREKQAALEEEQARLKALKEQRLKELSKRPSFSTTDTSPISTTGGTITTAPAIDLFSTPSSSNGAVKMESDLFDLQSTFQPSMQSGSTGLPVATAWAALPFLIFLSFLSLSSACLDPFTSTEAGDDSMPNLNPFLSKLVVDATHLPVVSSDGVSFSSRTSGHEMFGDRYNPFIDTNSSVSTNYKRTVRIEHSISDSFCGPVSTAQHLPHQAPFPTEPSTVAGLFRGYSTPQPPPKQSGGLQVDFESVFGTKATSSNSLNSEDTVGGILKPTLAGSNQPCSQQPEKLVSDDLDSSLANLVGNLGIGNGTMKNDIHWSQPGEKRMTGGTNWQPKAAPTTTWNPVSMPPSIMAFPATTPTGMMGYGMPPQMGPMGVMNPPTMIYSQPVMRPPNPFGSVSSAQMQFM; this is translated from the exons atttGATCCACTGCACCAACGAGATGAATGTGAACATTCCTCAACTGGCCGACTCGCTGTTTGAGCGAACCACCAACACCAGCTGGGTGGTTGTGTTTAAGTCGCTGATCACCACACACCATCTCATGGTGTACGGCAACGAG CGCTTTGTCCAGTACTTGGCTTCAAGGAACACACTATTCAACCTCAGTAATTTCTTGGACAAAAGTGGTTTACAAG GATATGACATGTCTACATTCATCAGGAGGTATAGTCGATATCTGAATGAGAAAGCGGTTTCATACAGACAGGTAGCCTTTGACTTCACAAAAGTTAAACGTGG AGTGGACGGGGTGATGAGAACTATGAATACAGAGAAGCTGCTCAAGACCATCCCCATCATTCAGAACCAGATGGACGCCCTCCTCGATTTCAAT GTCAATGCCAACGAGCTGACTAATGGAGTCATCAATGCCGCCTTCATGCTCCTCTTTAAGGACTCGATCAGGCTTTTTGCTGCTTACAATGAAGGCATTATCAACCTGCTTG agaaGTACTTTGACATGAAAAAGACTCAGTGTAAGGAGGGCTTGGATATTTACAAGAAGTTTCTCACCCGAATGACTCGAATATCAGAGTTCCTCAAAGTAGCAGAG CAGGTGGGCATCGATCGCGGAGACATTCCAGACCTTTCACAG TTCACAGTTTGT GCTCCCAGTAGCCTTCTTGAAGCTCTGGAGCAGCACTTGGCTTCTTTGGAGGGCAAGAAGGTCAAAGACTCCACTGCAGCCAGCAG GGCCAGCACTCTGTCAAACGCAGTCTCGTCTCTGGCCAGCACAGGCATGTCCTTCACCAAAGTGGATGAGCGGGAGAAGCAGGCAGCGCTCGAAGAGGAACAGGCTCGACTCAAAGCCCTGAAG GAGCAGAGGCTCAAGGAGCTGTCCAAGAGGCCCTCCTTTTccaccactgacacatcaccgATCTCCACCACCGGGGGCACTATCACCACAGCACCAGCCATCGACCTCTTCTCTACACCCAGCTCCTCCAACGG GGCTGTAAAGATGGAGAGTGATCTGTTTGACCTGCAGTCAACTTTCCAGCCCTCCATGCAGTCAGGCTCGACAGGGCTTCCAGTTGCAACAGCGTGGGCAG CTCTTCCTTTcctcatttttttgtctttcctctctctctcctctgcctGCCTAGATCCTTTTACCTCTACTGAAGCTGGAGATGATTCCATGCCAAATCTTAACCCTTTCCTCTCAAAGCTCGTTGTAGATGCTACTCACTTACCTGTCGTGTCTTCAGACGGTGTTAGCTTTTCCTCTAGGACATCTGGTCATGAAATGTTTGGTG ATCGTTACAATCCCTTTATTGACACAAACTCGTCCGTTTCAACCAATTACAAACGCACAGTGCGGATAGAACACTCCATCTCAG ACTCCTTCTGTGGTCCAGTATCCACTGCCCAGCACCTCCCACACCAGGCTCCTTTCCCCACAGAGCCCTCTACTGTAGCAGGTCTATTTAGAG GATACTCAACCCCACAGCCTCCCCCAAAGCAGTCAGGGGGGCTGCAGGTGGACTTCGAGTCAGTCTTTGGAACCAAAGCGACAAGCAGCAACAGTCTCAATTCTGAAG ATACTGTTGGGGGGATCCTTAAACCGACTCTCGCCGGCTCCAACCAGCCATGCAGTCAGCAGCCAGAGAAGCTGGTGTCAGATGACCTTGACTCCTCCCTGGCCAACCTTGTTGGCA acctTGGCATTGGGAACGGCACGATGAAAAA TGACATCCACTGGAGCCAGCCGGGGGAGAAGAGGATGACCGGCGGCACCAACTGGCAGCCCAAAGCGGCGCCGACTACGACCTGGAACCCTGTCTCTATG CCTCCATCAATCATGGCCTTCCCTGCCACCACACCTACGGGCATGATGGGATATGGCATG CCTCCACAAATGGGCCCTATGGGGGTGATGAATCCACCCACCATGATATACTCCCAGCCGGTGATGAGGCCACCCAACCCCTTTGGCTCCGTGTCAAGTGCTCAG ATGCAGTTCATGTAA
- the picalmb gene encoding phosphatidylinositol binding clathrin assembly protein b isoform X9 yields MMSGQSITDRITAAQHSVTGSAVSKTVCKATTHEVMGPKKKHLDYLIHCTNEMNVNIPQLADSLFERTTNTSWVVVFKSLITTHHLMVYGNERFVQYLASRNTLFNLSNFLDKSGLQGYDMSTFIRRYSRYLNEKAVSYRQVAFDFTKVKRGVDGVMRTMNTEKLLKTIPIIQNQMDALLDFNVNANELTNGVINAAFMLLFKDSIRLFAAYNEGIINLLEKYFDMKKTQCKEGLDIYKKFLTRMTRISEFLKVAEQVGIDRGDIPDLSQFTVCAPSSLLEALEQHLASLEGKKVKDSTAASRASTLSNAVSSLASTGMSFTKVDEREKQAALEEEQARLKALKEQRLKELSKRPSFSTTDTSPISTTGGTITTAPAIDLFSTPSSSNGAVKMESDLFDLQSTFQPSMQSGSTGLPVATAWADRYNPFIDTNSSVSTNYKRTVRIEHSISDSFCGPVSTAQHLPHQAPFPTEPSTVAGLFRGYSTPQPPPKQSGGLQVDFESVFGTKATSSNSLNSEDTVGGILKPTLAGSNQPCSQQPEKLVSDDLDSSLANLVGNLGIGNGTMKNDIHWSQPGEKRMTGGTNWQPKAAPTTTWNPVSMPPSIMAFPATTPTGMMGYGMPPQMGPMGVMNPPTMIYSQPVMRPPNPFGSVSSAQPSAASSPSSQSPLRAPGQDPFAHLSLKDFL; encoded by the exons atttGATCCACTGCACCAACGAGATGAATGTGAACATTCCTCAACTGGCCGACTCGCTGTTTGAGCGAACCACCAACACCAGCTGGGTGGTTGTGTTTAAGTCGCTGATCACCACACACCATCTCATGGTGTACGGCAACGAG CGCTTTGTCCAGTACTTGGCTTCAAGGAACACACTATTCAACCTCAGTAATTTCTTGGACAAAAGTGGTTTACAAG GATATGACATGTCTACATTCATCAGGAGGTATAGTCGATATCTGAATGAGAAAGCGGTTTCATACAGACAGGTAGCCTTTGACTTCACAAAAGTTAAACGTGG AGTGGACGGGGTGATGAGAACTATGAATACAGAGAAGCTGCTCAAGACCATCCCCATCATTCAGAACCAGATGGACGCCCTCCTCGATTTCAAT GTCAATGCCAACGAGCTGACTAATGGAGTCATCAATGCCGCCTTCATGCTCCTCTTTAAGGACTCGATCAGGCTTTTTGCTGCTTACAATGAAGGCATTATCAACCTGCTTG agaaGTACTTTGACATGAAAAAGACTCAGTGTAAGGAGGGCTTGGATATTTACAAGAAGTTTCTCACCCGAATGACTCGAATATCAGAGTTCCTCAAAGTAGCAGAG CAGGTGGGCATCGATCGCGGAGACATTCCAGACCTTTCACAG TTCACAGTTTGT GCTCCCAGTAGCCTTCTTGAAGCTCTGGAGCAGCACTTGGCTTCTTTGGAGGGCAAGAAGGTCAAAGACTCCACTGCAGCCAGCAG GGCCAGCACTCTGTCAAACGCAGTCTCGTCTCTGGCCAGCACAGGCATGTCCTTCACCAAAGTGGATGAGCGGGAGAAGCAGGCAGCGCTCGAAGAGGAACAGGCTCGACTCAAAGCCCTGAAG GAGCAGAGGCTCAAGGAGCTGTCCAAGAGGCCCTCCTTTTccaccactgacacatcaccgATCTCCACCACCGGGGGCACTATCACCACAGCACCAGCCATCGACCTCTTCTCTACACCCAGCTCCTCCAACGG GGCTGTAAAGATGGAGAGTGATCTGTTTGACCTGCAGTCAACTTTCCAGCCCTCCATGCAGTCAGGCTCGACAGGGCTTCCAGTTGCAACAGCGTGGGCAG ATCGTTACAATCCCTTTATTGACACAAACTCGTCCGTTTCAACCAATTACAAACGCACAGTGCGGATAGAACACTCCATCTCAG ACTCCTTCTGTGGTCCAGTATCCACTGCCCAGCACCTCCCACACCAGGCTCCTTTCCCCACAGAGCCCTCTACTGTAGCAGGTCTATTTAGAG GATACTCAACCCCACAGCCTCCCCCAAAGCAGTCAGGGGGGCTGCAGGTGGACTTCGAGTCAGTCTTTGGAACCAAAGCGACAAGCAGCAACAGTCTCAATTCTGAAG ATACTGTTGGGGGGATCCTTAAACCGACTCTCGCCGGCTCCAACCAGCCATGCAGTCAGCAGCCAGAGAAGCTGGTGTCAGATGACCTTGACTCCTCCCTGGCCAACCTTGTTGGCA acctTGGCATTGGGAACGGCACGATGAAAAA TGACATCCACTGGAGCCAGCCGGGGGAGAAGAGGATGACCGGCGGCACCAACTGGCAGCCCAAAGCGGCGCCGACTACGACCTGGAACCCTGTCTCTATG CCTCCATCAATCATGGCCTTCCCTGCCACCACACCTACGGGCATGATGGGATATGGCATG CCTCCACAAATGGGCCCTATGGGGGTGATGAATCCACCCACCATGATATACTCCCAGCCGGTGATGAGGCCACCCAACCCCTTTGGCTCCGTGTCAAGTGCTCAG CCCTCCGCAGCCTCTAGTCCTTCCAGCCAGAGTCCTCTCCGAGCCCCAGGACAGGACCCGTTTGCTCACCTCTCTCTCAAGGATTTCTTGTAG
- the picalmb gene encoding phosphatidylinositol binding clathrin assembly protein b isoform X12 codes for MMSGQSITDRITAAQHSVTGSAVSKTVCKATTHEVMGPKKKHLDYLIHCTNEMNVNIPQLADSLFERTTNTSWVVVFKSLITTHHLMVYGNERFVQYLASRNTLFNLSNFLDKSGLQGYDMSTFIRRYSRYLNEKAVSYRQVAFDFTKVKRGVDGVMRTMNTEKLLKTIPIIQNQMDALLDFNVNANELTNGVINAAFMLLFKDSIRLFAAYNEGIINLLEKYFDMKKTQCKEGLDIYKKFLTRMTRISEFLKVAEQVGIDRGDIPDLSQAPSSLLEALEQHLASLEGKKVKDSTAASRASTLSNAVSSLASTGMSFTKVDEREKQAALEEEQARLKALKEQRLKELSKRPSFSTTDTSPISTTGGTITTAPAIDLFSTPSSSNGAVKMESDLFDLQSTFQPSMQSGSTGLPVATAWAGYSTPQPPPKQSGGLQVDFESVFGTKATSSNSLNSEDTVGGILKPTLAGSNQPCSQQPEKLVSDDLDSSLANLVGNLGIGNGTMKNDIHWSQPGEKRMTGGTNWQPKAAPTTTWNPVSMPPSIMAFPATTPTGMMGYGMPPQMGPMGVMNPPTMIYSQPVMRPPNPFGSVSSAQPSAASSPSSQSPLRAPGQDPFAHLSLKDFL; via the exons atttGATCCACTGCACCAACGAGATGAATGTGAACATTCCTCAACTGGCCGACTCGCTGTTTGAGCGAACCACCAACACCAGCTGGGTGGTTGTGTTTAAGTCGCTGATCACCACACACCATCTCATGGTGTACGGCAACGAG CGCTTTGTCCAGTACTTGGCTTCAAGGAACACACTATTCAACCTCAGTAATTTCTTGGACAAAAGTGGTTTACAAG GATATGACATGTCTACATTCATCAGGAGGTATAGTCGATATCTGAATGAGAAAGCGGTTTCATACAGACAGGTAGCCTTTGACTTCACAAAAGTTAAACGTGG AGTGGACGGGGTGATGAGAACTATGAATACAGAGAAGCTGCTCAAGACCATCCCCATCATTCAGAACCAGATGGACGCCCTCCTCGATTTCAAT GTCAATGCCAACGAGCTGACTAATGGAGTCATCAATGCCGCCTTCATGCTCCTCTTTAAGGACTCGATCAGGCTTTTTGCTGCTTACAATGAAGGCATTATCAACCTGCTTG agaaGTACTTTGACATGAAAAAGACTCAGTGTAAGGAGGGCTTGGATATTTACAAGAAGTTTCTCACCCGAATGACTCGAATATCAGAGTTCCTCAAAGTAGCAGAG CAGGTGGGCATCGATCGCGGAGACATTCCAGACCTTTCACAG GCTCCCAGTAGCCTTCTTGAAGCTCTGGAGCAGCACTTGGCTTCTTTGGAGGGCAAGAAGGTCAAAGACTCCACTGCAGCCAGCAG GGCCAGCACTCTGTCAAACGCAGTCTCGTCTCTGGCCAGCACAGGCATGTCCTTCACCAAAGTGGATGAGCGGGAGAAGCAGGCAGCGCTCGAAGAGGAACAGGCTCGACTCAAAGCCCTGAAG GAGCAGAGGCTCAAGGAGCTGTCCAAGAGGCCCTCCTTTTccaccactgacacatcaccgATCTCCACCACCGGGGGCACTATCACCACAGCACCAGCCATCGACCTCTTCTCTACACCCAGCTCCTCCAACGG GGCTGTAAAGATGGAGAGTGATCTGTTTGACCTGCAGTCAACTTTCCAGCCCTCCATGCAGTCAGGCTCGACAGGGCTTCCAGTTGCAACAGCGTGGGCAG GATACTCAACCCCACAGCCTCCCCCAAAGCAGTCAGGGGGGCTGCAGGTGGACTTCGAGTCAGTCTTTGGAACCAAAGCGACAAGCAGCAACAGTCTCAATTCTGAAG ATACTGTTGGGGGGATCCTTAAACCGACTCTCGCCGGCTCCAACCAGCCATGCAGTCAGCAGCCAGAGAAGCTGGTGTCAGATGACCTTGACTCCTCCCTGGCCAACCTTGTTGGCA acctTGGCATTGGGAACGGCACGATGAAAAA TGACATCCACTGGAGCCAGCCGGGGGAGAAGAGGATGACCGGCGGCACCAACTGGCAGCCCAAAGCGGCGCCGACTACGACCTGGAACCCTGTCTCTATG CCTCCATCAATCATGGCCTTCCCTGCCACCACACCTACGGGCATGATGGGATATGGCATG CCTCCACAAATGGGCCCTATGGGGGTGATGAATCCACCCACCATGATATACTCCCAGCCGGTGATGAGGCCACCCAACCCCTTTGGCTCCGTGTCAAGTGCTCAG CCCTCCGCAGCCTCTAGTCCTTCCAGCCAGAGTCCTCTCCGAGCCCCAGGACAGGACCCGTTTGCTCACCTCTCTCTCAAGGATTTCTTGTAG